A stretch of Desulfobacter hydrogenophilus DNA encodes these proteins:
- the rimP gene encoding ribosome maturation factor RimP has translation MAFINSKNFGAVEQQILAVAEPLIDSLGLELVHIECVVRNRQKFVRIYIDKPKGVGLDDCVAVSRELGDLIDIHIENIGAYRLEVSSPGPNRPLKTKADFIRFQGERIKIETHEVVEGRKKFTGILEKTNDDSVTIAVDGQSFDVSGTNIMRAILAGQ, from the coding sequence ATGGCATTTATAAATTCTAAAAATTTCGGCGCCGTTGAACAGCAGATTCTGGCTGTGGCCGAACCCTTGATTGACTCTTTGGGATTGGAGCTGGTGCACATTGAATGTGTTGTCCGTAATCGGCAAAAATTTGTACGAATTTATATAGACAAGCCCAAAGGGGTTGGTCTGGATGACTGTGTGGCAGTCAGCCGGGAACTTGGGGATCTGATCGATATCCATATTGAGAATATTGGTGCTTACCGCCTGGAAGTTTCATCCCCTGGTCCAAACCGCCCGTTGAAGACAAAGGCGGATTTTATCAGATTCCAGGGTGAGCGAATTAAAATTGAAACCCATGAAGTCGTGGAGGGAAGAAAGAAATTCACCGGGATTCTTGAGAAGACAAATGATGATTCTGTGACGATTGCAGTTGACGGTCAGTCCTTTGATGTTTCCGGAACCAATATCATGAGAGCAATTCTTGCAGGTCAGTAA
- the pheT gene encoding phenylalanine--tRNA ligase subunit beta, whose amino-acid sequence MKVSLSWLREYIPIDLDPQEISDRLTMAGLEVDGVESLYDYLDNVVVGQVVQARQHPNADKLTCCAVDIGKEEPSFIVCGAPNVREGMYVACALPGAVLPGDFKIKKSKLRGEPSHGMLCSAAELMLADDASGIMDLEGQFVSGTPLASALNLDDAVFEIDLTPNRPDCLSLIGVAREIGAFTEPQNKVTLPDVAFPEAHMDSRNIHDFVTVEIEDPKLCPRYTAGMLFDVTVGPSPLWLKRRLEAVGLSSVNNVVDITNFVMMETGQPLHAFDYDNIAKNKIIVRTAGKTGDEALEFTTLDSKVHKLDPEMLMICDGEKPVGIAGVMGGENSEITDATTRVLVESAYFNPVSIRRTAKRTGISSDASHRFERGVDPEGTMFALKRAVSLMAQFCSATIAKEIIDENPVKAQPVTIDLSPEALNVRLGTSFSPDEMTRILASVAFDVDKKDDGGLRVHVPSFRVDVARPEDLSEEVARLWGYNKIETSYPLVKAQGRPLAGRLVLRGKIRQAMTGFGFCEAINYNFIRKDACERMGIEGPDKRTQMVEILNPISDQMAVLRTSIVPGLLESMARNTAKQVDTLQLFEIGKIFYDKAPGEQPEEVEVLGGLITGYRCDQTWYSKKEAVDFFDLKGVVQGLLDSLQIFNVIYERTDAGICPYFEPGYGARVVKDGLILGTLGKIASDVGAAFGLKQDAYLFDLDMESLEKALPQAIQAVELPKFPSISRDMTFIVSKHIEVGAMMDTISTFAQKQGLIEDYFLFDVFEGRNIGEDKKSLSFRIIYRSASKTLTEKNIKKIHDQLSQKLIDDFKAGLPG is encoded by the coding sequence ATGAAAGTCAGTTTAAGCTGGTTGCGTGAATATATTCCCATTGATCTTGATCCCCAGGAGATATCCGACAGGCTTACCATGGCCGGTCTTGAAGTGGATGGGGTGGAAAGTCTTTATGATTACCTGGATAATGTGGTTGTGGGTCAGGTTGTACAGGCAAGGCAGCATCCCAATGCTGACAAGCTTACCTGCTGTGCTGTTGATATTGGAAAAGAGGAACCTTCTTTCATCGTCTGTGGCGCACCCAATGTCAGGGAGGGTATGTATGTTGCCTGTGCTCTGCCGGGGGCTGTACTGCCCGGTGATTTCAAAATTAAGAAAAGCAAACTGAGGGGCGAACCGTCCCATGGAATGCTATGTTCAGCTGCTGAACTGATGCTTGCGGATGACGCATCCGGTATTATGGATCTTGAAGGTCAGTTTGTTTCAGGGACCCCCCTTGCATCCGCCTTGAATCTGGATGATGCTGTTTTTGAGATTGATTTGACCCCTAATCGGCCGGACTGTCTGAGCCTTATTGGAGTAGCCCGGGAAATTGGGGCGTTTACAGAACCCCAAAATAAGGTGACCCTGCCGGATGTGGCGTTTCCGGAAGCGCACATGGATTCCCGGAATATTCACGATTTTGTCACTGTGGAGATTGAAGATCCTAAATTGTGCCCAAGATATACTGCCGGCATGCTTTTTGATGTCACGGTCGGTCCTTCTCCGCTTTGGTTGAAGCGGCGCCTTGAAGCCGTCGGGCTCTCTTCTGTCAATAACGTAGTGGATATCACCAACTTTGTTATGATGGAAACCGGGCAGCCCTTGCATGCCTTTGATTATGACAATATCGCCAAAAATAAAATTATTGTAAGAACAGCCGGAAAAACCGGCGATGAGGCGCTTGAGTTTACAACGCTTGATTCGAAAGTCCATAAACTTGACCCTGAAATGCTCATGATCTGTGACGGGGAAAAGCCTGTGGGTATTGCCGGTGTCATGGGCGGAGAAAATTCTGAAATTACCGATGCAACTACCCGGGTGTTAGTCGAAAGTGCCTATTTTAACCCTGTGTCCATTCGGCGTACCGCTAAAAGGACTGGGATTTCTTCGGATGCCTCTCATCGGTTTGAGCGTGGTGTCGATCCTGAAGGCACCATGTTTGCCTTGAAAAGAGCCGTTTCATTAATGGCGCAGTTCTGTTCGGCGACCATCGCCAAAGAAATTATTGATGAGAATCCCGTCAAGGCCCAGCCTGTTACCATCGATTTGAGCCCCGAGGCGTTGAATGTGCGATTAGGGACCTCATTTTCTCCAGATGAGATGACACGGATTTTGGCGTCTGTGGCGTTCGATGTGGATAAGAAGGACGATGGTGGTCTGCGGGTTCATGTCCCCTCTTTCAGAGTCGACGTAGCCCGTCCCGAGGATCTTTCCGAAGAGGTGGCCCGGCTGTGGGGATATAATAAAATTGAAACCAGTTATCCTTTGGTAAAAGCCCAAGGTCGGCCCCTTGCCGGTCGTTTGGTGCTGCGCGGCAAAATTCGCCAGGCTATGACCGGATTTGGATTTTGTGAAGCCATCAATTACAATTTTATCCGCAAGGATGCCTGTGAGCGCATGGGTATTGAAGGACCCGATAAACGAACCCAGATGGTTGAGATTTTAAATCCCATTTCCGACCAGATGGCAGTCCTTAGGACATCCATTGTGCCCGGGTTGCTAGAATCTATGGCCCGGAATACGGCCAAGCAGGTGGACACGCTTCAGTTGTTTGAAATCGGCAAAATTTTCTATGACAAGGCCCCGGGTGAGCAGCCCGAGGAAGTAGAGGTGCTTGGCGGGTTGATCACCGGATACCGTTGTGACCAGACCTGGTATTCCAAAAAAGAAGCTGTGGATTTTTTTGATCTAAAGGGTGTTGTACAGGGATTGCTGGACTCTCTTCAGATTTTCAATGTTATTTATGAAAGAACCGATGCCGGGATATGTCCCTATTTTGAGCCGGGGTATGGTGCAAGGGTTGTCAAAGACGGCTTGATTCTTGGTACGCTTGGCAAAATAGCATCGGATGTGGGGGCGGCCTTTGGTTTGAAACAGGATGCTTATCTTTTTGATCTGGACATGGAAAGTCTTGAAAAAGCGCTGCCCCAGGCTATTCAGGCGGTTGAGCTGCCAAAATTCCCATCAATTTCCAGGGACATGACCTTTATTGTGTCAAAGCATATTGAGGTTGGTGCCATGATGGATACCATTTCAACCTTTGCTCAAAAACAGGGGTTAATTGAAGACTATTTCCTTTTTGATGTATTTGAGGGCCGGAACATCGGTGAAGATAAAAAGTCCCTGTCATTTAGGATAATCTACCGCTCTGCTTCAAAAACCTTGACAGAAAAAAATATTAAAAAAATTCATGATCAGCTGTCCCAGAAGCTTATTGATGATTTTAAGGCGGGATTGCCCGGATAA
- the pheS gene encoding phenylalanine--tRNA ligase subunit alpha, whose translation MQNNLQDIEKQALEQISTADSKETLESVSTHFLGRKGLLTAFLRNIPSLPMDERPAAGRNGNLLKVKLEKAVKQAQTGLEAGAGGTAEGVDITLPGRMVKKGALHPVTQVIDEICGIFLRLGFDIAEGPEVETDYYNFEALNIPPYHPARDMQDTFYVSENIVLRTHTSGSQPRVMEKNEPPVRIISPGKVFRCDSDLTHTPMFHQVEGLMVDKNISFGDLKGVLTTFVQQFFDKDTSLRFRPSFFPFTEPSAEVDIRCVMCKGKGCRVCSKTGWIEILGAGMVHPAVFENVGYDTQKYTGFAFGLGMERVAMLKYGIDDIRKYFENDMRFLGQF comes from the coding sequence TTGCAAAACAATCTCCAAGACATTGAAAAACAGGCCCTGGAACAAATCAGCACGGCAGATTCAAAGGAAACTCTTGAGTCAGTTTCCACACATTTTCTGGGCCGTAAGGGATTGCTCACCGCTTTTTTGCGCAACATCCCATCCCTGCCGATGGACGAACGTCCTGCTGCAGGGAGAAATGGTAATCTGCTGAAGGTAAAGCTTGAAAAGGCAGTAAAGCAGGCCCAAACCGGCCTGGAAGCCGGTGCGGGAGGTACTGCTGAAGGTGTTGATATCACCCTGCCTGGGCGTATGGTCAAAAAAGGCGCCCTGCACCCCGTCACTCAGGTGATAGACGAGATCTGCGGTATTTTTTTGCGCCTGGGGTTTGACATTGCTGAAGGCCCGGAAGTTGAGACCGATTATTATAACTTCGAGGCCCTGAACATTCCCCCATATCATCCGGCGAGGGATATGCAGGATACCTTTTATGTGTCTGAAAATATAGTATTGAGAACCCATACGTCAGGTTCCCAACCCCGGGTAATGGAAAAAAATGAGCCGCCTGTGCGCATTATTTCTCCTGGCAAGGTGTTCCGCTGTGACTCGGATCTGACCCATACCCCTATGTTTCATCAAGTGGAAGGCTTGATGGTGGACAAAAATATCTCCTTTGGAGATCTAAAAGGGGTGCTGACCACGTTTGTTCAGCAGTTTTTTGATAAGGATACTTCGTTGCGGTTCAGGCCCAGTTTTTTCCCTTTTACCGAACCCAGTGCTGAGGTTGATATCCGCTGTGTCATGTGCAAGGGCAAAGGCTGCCGGGTATGTTCGAAGACTGGCTGGATTGAAATTCTTGGTGCCGGTATGGTCCACCCCGCTGTGTTTGAAAATGTCGGTTATGATACCCAAAAGTATACAGGGTTTGCCTTTGGCCTTGGTATGGAGCGGGTTGCCATGCTCAAGTACGGAATTGATGATATCAGAAAATATTTCGAAAACGATATGCGTTTTCTGGGGCAGTTCTAA